The Paenibacillus sp. RUD330 genome has a segment encoding these proteins:
- a CDS encoding YlmC/YmxH family sporulation protein: MKISEFQTKDVINIVDGKKLGQISDMEIDLRQGRIDSIVVPNFTRFFGMFGNGADLIIPWRNIVKIGADVVLVRMENAGGAKAYLEDDDIQEKL; the protein is encoded by the coding sequence ATGAAAATATCCGAATTCCAAACCAAGGACGTCATCAATATCGTGGACGGCAAAAAGCTCGGCCAAATCAGCGACATGGAAATCGATCTGAGGCAGGGACGCATCGATTCCATCGTCGTGCCCAATTTCACCCGCTTCTTCGGCATGTTCGGCAACGGGGCGGATCTCATCATTCCGTGGCGCAACATCGTCAAGATCGGAGCCGACGTCGTGCTCGTCCGGATGGAGAACGCCGGCGGGGCCAAGGCGTATCTCGAGGATGACGACATCCAGGAGAAGCTGTAG